A single genomic interval of Corallococcus macrosporus harbors:
- a CDS encoding M28 family metallopeptidase — protein sequence MSSSRLLPRLAALSLALAFPAPSRADAPLPSAREREAALLVGSVLGGTPMLEDLRSLVDEVGGRATGSEANNRSVEWALERFRAAGVTARAEAFPMPALWLERGASASVQGPGVRFAPRVAAMPFSTATPKGGLTAPLLEAGRGTEADFQRLGAKARGAFLLVETDELKDVDGLFREYDEAALIETRAFAAGVAGVVYMGSRPGNQLYRHSVSTGPRNTRPMMVMERDGAKRALRLLRAGKALSLTAALDLRTGGPYEARNVIGEIRGTTRPDEVIVLGAHLDSWDLGGGALDNGANVAMLLDLARQMQRLGLKPARTVRFALWNGEEQGMYGSAGYTRTHAAELDRHTLALSVDIGCGRITGFYTNGRSALVPLVDRALKPVEGLGPFTQVDVPVVGTDNFDFMMHGVANLIANQEPATYGPNYHARSDEFEQCDARTLRTNAAVVGALAWGFATMDEKLPRQSRAEVEALIRDTDLGPQMKSFNVWEEWAAGTRGHPLEGKPTPAPR from the coding sequence ATGTCCTCGTCCCGCCTGCTGCCGCGCCTCGCGGCGCTGTCCCTCGCCCTGGCCTTCCCGGCACCCTCCAGGGCCGACGCGCCCCTCCCGTCCGCGCGTGAGCGTGAAGCCGCGCTGCTCGTGGGCAGCGTGCTGGGTGGAACGCCCATGCTCGAGGACCTGCGCTCGCTGGTGGACGAGGTGGGCGGCCGGGCCACGGGCTCCGAGGCCAACAACCGCTCCGTGGAATGGGCCCTGGAGCGCTTCCGCGCCGCGGGCGTGACGGCGCGCGCGGAGGCCTTCCCCATGCCCGCGCTGTGGCTGGAGCGCGGCGCCAGCGCCTCCGTGCAGGGTCCGGGCGTGCGCTTCGCCCCGCGCGTGGCCGCGATGCCCTTCTCCACCGCCACGCCCAAGGGCGGCCTCACCGCGCCGCTGCTGGAGGCGGGCCGCGGCACCGAGGCGGACTTCCAGCGCCTGGGCGCGAAGGCGCGCGGTGCCTTCCTCCTGGTGGAGACGGACGAGCTCAAGGACGTCGACGGCCTGTTCCGCGAGTACGACGAGGCGGCGCTCATCGAGACCCGCGCGTTCGCCGCGGGCGTGGCCGGCGTCGTCTACATGGGCAGCCGGCCCGGCAACCAGCTCTACCGGCACAGCGTCTCCACGGGTCCCCGGAACACCCGCCCCATGATGGTGATGGAGCGCGACGGCGCGAAGCGCGCCCTGCGGCTCCTGCGCGCGGGCAAGGCCCTGAGCCTCACCGCCGCGCTGGACCTGCGCACCGGCGGCCCCTACGAGGCACGCAACGTCATCGGTGAGATTCGCGGCACCACCCGCCCGGACGAGGTCATCGTGCTGGGCGCGCACCTGGACAGCTGGGACCTGGGCGGCGGCGCGCTCGACAACGGCGCCAACGTCGCGATGCTCCTCGACCTCGCGCGGCAGATGCAGCGCCTGGGCCTGAAGCCCGCGCGCACCGTGCGCTTCGCGCTCTGGAACGGCGAGGAACAGGGCATGTACGGCTCGGCCGGCTATACGCGCACGCACGCGGCGGAGCTGGACCGCCACACGCTGGCGCTGTCGGTGGACATCGGCTGCGGACGCATCACCGGCTTCTACACGAACGGCCGGTCCGCGCTGGTGCCGCTGGTGGACCGGGCGCTGAAGCCGGTGGAGGGCCTGGGGCCCTTCACACAGGTCGACGTGCCGGTGGTGGGCACCGACAACTTCGACTTCATGATGCACGGCGTGGCCAACCTCATCGCCAACCAGGAGCCCGCCACGTACGGGCCCAACTACCACGCGCGCTCGGACGAGTTCGAACAGTGCGACGCCCGCACGCTGCGCACCAACGCGGCCGTGGTGGGCGCGCTCGCGTGGGGCTTCGCCACCATGGACGAAAAGCTGCCCCGGCAGAGCCGCGCGGAGGTGGAGGCGCTCATCCGCGACACCGACCTGGGCCCGCAGATGAAGTCCTTCAACGTCTGGGAGGAGTGGGCCGCCGGCACCCGGGGACATCCCCTGGAGGGCAAGCCCACCCCTGCCCCGCGCTGA
- a CDS encoding sodium-translocating pyrophosphatase: protein MELSSLESNFWAIAPSVIGAVGLLFSAFFYFRVKGLPDGDATMNRIAGYIREGAMAFLVREYKVLAVYCVVVAVVIGLALGPVASASFVAGAFLSLLAGYIGMKAATFANVRTAQAARTGSKPNALLVALDGGAVMGLAVAGLGLIGMGVVYYVFRDSKDLSPILHSFAVGASSIALFARVGGGIYTKAADVGSDIAGKVIENIPEDDPRNPGVIADNVGDNVGDVAGMGADIYESMVAAIVAAMAIALTANATELSRLVVDSNATGNAKLAGVILPLVLSAIGLVVSLVSIFIARALKHMNPAQVLRSALIMPPVILVGLSFVLMNVFGLSQSITVALAAGAFGGAIIGLVTDYYTSSTPVQRIAESSITGAGTNLIRGLAVGMESVGISMATIALVAYIADRALGLYGIALSAVGMLGGTAVVMTVDAYGPISDNAGGISEMSGLGPEVRAITDELDAVGNTTAAIGKGFAIGSATLTVIALFSAFNLEVNHTRVANGLAEMSLELTNPNVIVGLLLGSILPFLVGASTMLAVGRAAGAIVEEIGRQFREIPGLMELKAEPDPKKIVDISTKSALREMIFPGLIAIVAPPLVGYVLGPLALAGLLAGSLVVGATMALYMANAGGAWDNAKKYIEKGKLPGHAKGSAVHKAAVVGDMVGDPFKDTSGPGVAILIKVMSVVSLLVASLIALR, encoded by the coding sequence ATGGAGTTGTCGAGTCTCGAGTCGAATTTCTGGGCGATCGCACCGAGCGTCATCGGCGCCGTCGGTCTGCTCTTCTCTGCGTTCTTCTACTTCCGCGTCAAAGGACTCCCTGACGGCGACGCGACGATGAACCGCATCGCGGGCTACATCCGCGAAGGCGCGATGGCGTTCCTCGTCCGCGAATACAAGGTGCTGGCGGTCTACTGCGTCGTCGTCGCGGTGGTCATCGGCCTGGCGCTGGGCCCCGTCGCGAGCGCCAGCTTCGTGGCGGGCGCGTTCCTGTCGCTGCTCGCGGGCTACATCGGCATGAAGGCCGCGACGTTCGCGAACGTGCGCACCGCGCAGGCCGCGCGCACCGGCTCCAAGCCGAACGCGCTGCTGGTCGCGCTGGACGGCGGCGCCGTCATGGGCCTGGCCGTCGCGGGCCTGGGCCTCATCGGCATGGGCGTCGTCTACTACGTGTTCCGCGACAGCAAGGACCTCTCTCCCATCCTCCACTCGTTCGCCGTGGGCGCCAGCTCCATCGCACTGTTCGCGCGCGTGGGCGGCGGCATCTACACCAAGGCCGCCGACGTGGGCTCCGACATCGCCGGCAAGGTCATCGAGAACATCCCCGAGGACGACCCGCGCAACCCCGGCGTCATCGCCGACAACGTGGGTGACAACGTGGGCGACGTGGCCGGCATGGGCGCGGACATCTACGAGTCCATGGTGGCCGCCATCGTCGCGGCCATGGCCATCGCGCTGACGGCCAACGCGACGGAGCTCTCCCGCCTGGTGGTGGACTCGAACGCGACCGGCAACGCGAAGCTCGCGGGCGTCATCCTGCCGCTGGTGCTGTCCGCCATCGGCCTGGTGGTCAGCCTGGTGAGCATCTTCATCGCCCGCGCGCTCAAGCACATGAACCCCGCGCAGGTGCTGCGCAGCGCGCTCATCATGCCCCCCGTCATCCTGGTGGGCCTGTCGTTCGTGCTGATGAACGTGTTCGGCCTGTCCCAGTCCATCACCGTGGCGCTGGCCGCGGGTGCCTTCGGCGGCGCCATCATCGGCCTCGTCACCGACTACTACACCTCCTCCACGCCGGTGCAGCGCATCGCCGAGTCCTCCATCACGGGCGCGGGCACCAACCTCATCCGCGGCCTCGCGGTGGGCATGGAGAGCGTGGGCATCTCCATGGCGACCATCGCCCTGGTGGCGTACATCGCGGACCGCGCGCTCGGCCTGTACGGCATCGCGCTGTCGGCGGTGGGCATGCTGGGCGGCACGGCCGTCGTGATGACGGTGGACGCGTACGGCCCCATCTCCGACAACGCGGGCGGCATCTCCGAGATGTCCGGCCTGGGCCCCGAAGTGCGCGCCATCACCGACGAGCTGGACGCGGTGGGCAACACCACGGCCGCCATCGGCAAGGGCTTCGCCATCGGCTCCGCGACGCTCACGGTCATCGCGCTGTTCTCCGCGTTCAACCTGGAGGTCAACCACACGCGCGTCGCCAACGGTCTGGCGGAGATGAGCCTGGAGCTGACCAACCCGAACGTGATTGTCGGCCTGCTGCTCGGCTCCATCCTCCCGTTCCTCGTGGGCGCCTCCACGATGCTCGCCGTGGGCCGCGCCGCCGGCGCCATCGTCGAGGAGATTGGCCGTCAGTTCCGTGAGATTCCCGGCCTGATGGAGCTCAAGGCGGAGCCGGACCCCAAGAAGATCGTTGACATCTCCACCAAGAGCGCGCTGCGCGAGATGATCTTCCCGGGCCTCATCGCCATCGTCGCCCCGCCGCTGGTCGGCTACGTGCTGGGGCCCCTCGCGCTCGCGGGCCTGCTGGCTGGTTCGCTCGTCGTCGGCGCCACCATGGCCCTCTACATGGCCAACGCGGGCGGCGCCTGGGACAACGCCAAGAAGTACATCGAGAAGGGCAAGCTGCCGGGCCACGCGAAGGGCTCGGCGGTCCACAAGGCCGCCGTCGTCGGCGACATGGTGGGCGACCCGTTCAAGGACACGTCGGGCCCCGGCGTGGCCATCCTCATCAAGGTCATGAGCGTCGTCTCGCTGCTCGTGGCCTCGCTGATCGCGCTGCGGTAG
- a CDS encoding AAA family ATPase: MTASLFIEQLTFSGGASIALEPDSIVVIVGPNNEGKSATLREILGRSGAVSSEKSRHVVTDMKIGHRGTAEAFLERLAPYRLPGGKHYALTALQDANIFSKIKPSSIGGSSLLSPDPKKIRESILTAFWEQQPGFESLSGTFFHLLDLATRFKATEPADVFNLTAEIPTSPIQNMCVDPVLADRLSRYFQRAFGQALIVNRTAGYTLPLHCGDVPPLEPGEDRVSPSYARKLQALPLLQNQGDGMRSFAGCLLEVSAADKHVVMIDEPEAFLHPPQARFLGTLLAREKPVGRQLIIATHSGDLLRGLLDANPSALQIIRLTREGNVNHACALDSERIRTLWDDPILRFSNTLDSLFHEQVVLCEADGDCRFYAAILDAIQPEDADTRRPDVMFTSTGGKQKIPEIAAALASIGVPTRAILDFDILNDRSPLKEAIEALGGRWDAFEARWKRVKAGVEQFRPELETAHVRKEIEKLLEQVSTPTFPLEVARSIKGVLKRASPWDAAKDLGLDTVPKGQLRQVAEALLADLKQLGLFVVESGEIESFDQTVGGHGNAWLAEVLRKDLRQDSHLENARRFVRALFSQPPRALS, from the coding sequence ATGACCGCGTCACTCTTCATCGAGCAACTCACGTTCAGTGGGGGTGCAAGCATCGCGCTTGAACCCGACTCCATCGTCGTCATCGTCGGGCCCAACAACGAAGGAAAGAGCGCGACCCTGCGGGAGATTCTTGGCCGGTCAGGAGCAGTTTCGTCCGAGAAGAGCCGTCACGTCGTCACCGACATGAAGATCGGGCATCGCGGGACAGCCGAAGCGTTCCTGGAGAGATTGGCACCGTATCGTCTACCAGGTGGCAAGCATTACGCCTTAACCGCGCTGCAGGACGCGAACATCTTTTCGAAGATCAAGCCCTCCTCCATCGGTGGCTCCTCCCTCCTGAGCCCCGACCCCAAGAAAATACGTGAAAGCATACTCACGGCGTTCTGGGAGCAGCAGCCAGGCTTCGAGTCGCTCTCCGGGACCTTCTTCCATCTGCTCGATCTCGCTACTCGCTTCAAGGCCACTGAGCCCGCTGACGTATTCAATCTCACGGCAGAGATTCCGACCTCTCCCATCCAGAATATGTGCGTCGATCCGGTGCTGGCGGACCGGCTCAGCCGTTACTTCCAGCGAGCCTTCGGCCAAGCGCTCATCGTCAACCGGACCGCTGGCTACACATTGCCGCTCCACTGTGGAGATGTTCCTCCGCTGGAGCCCGGCGAAGACCGGGTTTCTCCCAGCTACGCCCGGAAACTCCAGGCTCTGCCACTGCTTCAGAATCAGGGCGACGGAATGCGGAGCTTCGCGGGCTGCCTCCTTGAAGTCTCCGCCGCCGACAAGCACGTCGTCATGATCGACGAACCCGAGGCATTCCTTCACCCGCCCCAGGCGCGGTTCCTCGGAACGCTGTTGGCCAGGGAGAAGCCCGTCGGGCGTCAGCTCATCATCGCGACCCACAGCGGAGATCTGCTCCGGGGGCTCCTGGACGCAAACCCCTCAGCCCTCCAGATCATCCGGCTCACCCGCGAGGGGAACGTCAACCATGCGTGTGCGCTGGACAGCGAGCGGATCCGCACGCTCTGGGATGATCCGATCCTGCGCTTCTCCAACACCCTGGACAGCCTGTTCCATGAACAGGTCGTGCTCTGCGAAGCGGATGGGGACTGCCGCTTCTATGCCGCGATCCTCGACGCGATTCAGCCGGAAGATGCAGACACCCGGAGGCCGGATGTCATGTTCACGAGCACGGGTGGCAAACAAAAGATTCCGGAGATCGCTGCGGCCCTGGCCAGCATCGGTGTTCCCACACGCGCCATCTTGGACTTCGACATCTTGAACGACCGCTCCCCTCTCAAGGAAGCCATCGAAGCACTCGGCGGAAGATGGGACGCGTTCGAGGCTCGCTGGAAGAGGGTCAAGGCAGGCGTCGAGCAATTCAGGCCGGAGCTGGAGACCGCCCACGTTCGGAAGGAGATCGAAAAACTCCTCGAACAGGTCAGCACGCCGACCTTCCCGTTGGAGGTGGCCAGGAGCATCAAGGGCGTACTCAAGCGAGCCTCGCCCTGGGATGCAGCGAAGGATCTGGGGCTGGACACGGTCCCCAAGGGGCAGTTGCGTCAGGTGGCCGAGGCCCTCCTTGCCGACCTCAAGCAACTCGGTCTCTTTGTCGTGGAGTCGGGTGAAATAGAGAGCTTCGATCAGACCGTCGGGGGACATGGGAACGCTTGGCTGGCGGAGGTGTTGCGCAAGGACCTCCGCCAGGATTCCCACCTTGAAAACGCCCGGAGATTCGTCCGAGCACTGTTTTCACAGCCTCCCCGCGCCCTGTCCTGA
- a CDS encoding alpha/beta hydrolase: MALLFACLAFTPSLLPRSGPFQGFVSGLSAAIGYGLGCLGAWLWREFADRPERTPRRHAWPVFFITGGVALAAALLLGWHWQQRIRELMGMSASGGAGYLIAPFVAAVVFFLLVAVGRGLRAVSRALATRLTRHVGPRAARTTSWLAVVVLTALVASGVLWDGLIAMADRTLAVQDTLTDEGVFQPRTALRSGGAGSPIAWESLGREGRNFVGRGPSVEDLSRFHGTAVKEPIRAYAGYASAPDAESRAALAVDDLERAGGFDRAYLLVVTTTGSGWVVPEAVDAFEYMTGGDSAIVSMQYSHLWSWLSVLVDQERARESGRALFDAVYERWSRLPPARRPKLLVFGESLGSYGGETAFSGERDLANRTDGVLFVGPPNFNTLYRAFTDDRDAGSPEVEPIYRQGRIVRFSRRPGTDIPPASEPWGDSRVLYLLHPSDPITWWSPRLLVRRPDWLREPRGADVLGGMVWIPFVTFWQVTADLPLGMAVPPGYGHVYTGEHVDGWAALLRPEGWSAEQSARLKDLLRARNASRSN, translated from the coding sequence GTGGCACTCCTCTTCGCATGTCTGGCTTTCACTCCGTCGCTGCTGCCGCGCAGCGGGCCCTTCCAGGGCTTCGTCAGCGGCCTCAGCGCGGCCATCGGCTATGGGCTGGGATGTCTGGGCGCGTGGCTCTGGCGGGAGTTCGCGGACCGCCCCGAGAGGACGCCCCGCCGGCATGCATGGCCGGTCTTCTTCATCACGGGCGGCGTGGCGTTGGCCGCCGCGCTGTTGCTGGGCTGGCACTGGCAGCAGCGCATCCGCGAGCTCATGGGCATGTCCGCGTCGGGTGGCGCGGGGTATCTCATCGCGCCCTTCGTCGCGGCGGTCGTCTTCTTCCTGCTCGTCGCCGTGGGGCGCGGGCTGCGCGCCGTGTCCCGCGCGTTGGCCACGCGGCTCACGCGACACGTCGGTCCTCGCGCGGCGCGGACGACGAGCTGGCTGGCCGTGGTGGTGCTCACCGCGCTGGTGGCCAGCGGCGTGCTCTGGGACGGACTCATCGCGATGGCGGACCGCACCCTGGCGGTGCAGGACACGCTGACGGACGAGGGCGTGTTCCAGCCACGCACCGCGCTGCGCTCCGGAGGCGCCGGCTCACCCATCGCGTGGGAGTCCCTGGGCCGGGAAGGGCGCAACTTCGTGGGGCGGGGGCCCTCCGTCGAGGACCTCTCCCGGTTCCACGGCACGGCCGTGAAGGAGCCGATCCGCGCGTACGCTGGCTATGCCTCCGCGCCGGATGCGGAGAGCAGGGCCGCGCTCGCGGTCGACGACCTGGAGCGGGCAGGGGGCTTCGACCGCGCGTACCTGCTGGTGGTGACGACCACGGGCAGCGGCTGGGTGGTGCCAGAGGCCGTGGACGCGTTCGAGTACATGACCGGTGGCGACTCCGCGATCGTCTCCATGCAGTACTCGCATCTGTGGTCATGGCTCTCCGTGCTGGTGGATCAGGAGCGAGCCCGGGAATCGGGCCGCGCGCTCTTCGACGCGGTCTACGAGCGCTGGTCCCGGCTTCCTCCCGCCCGGCGTCCGAAGCTGCTGGTGTTCGGAGAGAGCCTGGGCTCCTACGGCGGAGAGACGGCGTTCAGCGGCGAGCGGGACCTGGCCAACCGCACCGACGGGGTTCTCTTCGTCGGGCCGCCGAACTTCAACACCCTGTACCGCGCTTTCACCGACGACCGGGATGCGGGCAGCCCCGAGGTGGAGCCCATCTACCGGCAGGGCCGCATCGTCCGCTTCAGCCGCCGGCCCGGCACCGACATCCCGCCCGCGTCCGAGCCGTGGGGAGACTCGCGCGTGCTGTACCTCCTCCATCCCTCCGACCCCATCACCTGGTGGAGTCCCCGGCTCCTGGTGCGGAGGCCGGACTGGCTGCGCGAGCCTCGGGGCGCGGACGTGCTGGGGGGAATGGTGTGGATCCCCTTCGTGACGTTCTGGCAGGTGACGGCGGACCTTCCCCTCGGGATGGCGGTGCCCCCGGGCTACGGCCACGTCTACACCGGCGAGCACGTGGACGGCTGGGCCGCGCTCCTGCGGCCCGAGGGCTGGAGCGCGGAGCAGTCCGCGAGGCTGAAGGACCTCCTGCGTGCGCGGAATGCCTCGAGAAGCAATTGA
- a CDS encoding SDR family oxidoreductase: MSTRNVIVVGGTGDIGRAVVHKLRAEGLRVLSAAQDVTEETSDALHVDVTREDSVTSMFDKAEARSGPLSVLINCAGFGAFTPIHETSLENWNRSLAVNLTGTFLCAREAVRRMKSRGGGRIIHIGSVSDHLTLPMNGAYAASKHGVRGLTGVLNEEGQAFGIRATLLSLGAVYTAFWKTRPEFSPADMLSVEDVAQCIWEIAIKPLNVRVDEVRLVPPRGVL; encoded by the coding sequence TTGAGCACTCGGAACGTCATCGTCGTTGGAGGGACTGGCGACATCGGGCGCGCCGTCGTCCACAAGCTGCGCGCGGAAGGGCTGCGCGTGCTGAGCGCCGCGCAGGACGTGACGGAGGAGACCTCGGACGCGTTGCACGTGGACGTCACCCGCGAGGACTCCGTGACGTCGATGTTCGACAAGGCGGAGGCGCGGTCGGGACCGCTCTCCGTCCTGATCAACTGCGCGGGCTTCGGTGCCTTCACGCCCATCCACGAGACGTCCCTCGAGAACTGGAACCGCAGCCTCGCCGTGAACCTCACTGGGACGTTCCTGTGCGCGCGTGAGGCCGTCCGGCGGATGAAGTCCCGAGGCGGCGGGCGGATCATCCACATCGGCTCCGTGAGCGACCACCTCACGCTCCCCATGAACGGCGCCTACGCCGCGTCCAAGCACGGCGTCCGGGGACTGACGGGCGTCCTGAACGAGGAGGGCCAGGCGTTCGGCATCCGCGCCACGCTCCTGTCGCTCGGTGCCGTCTACACCGCGTTCTGGAAGACCCGGCCGGAGTTCAGCCCCGCGGACATGCTCTCCGTGGAGGACGTGGCCCAGTGCATCTGGGAGATCGCCATCAAACCCCTGAACGTGCGCGTCGATGAGGTCCGCCTCGTCCCGCCCCGAGGAGTCCTCTGA
- a CDS encoding SDR family NAD(P)-dependent oxidoreductase, translating into MQTQPKVPVAVVTGASRGIGAAIATTLARSGFEVALLARDVAALEQLQKQLVEAGGRAWPLACDVANRDDVMSALDRLEAKVGVPAVLVNNAGIGGPFHRADEVSVAEWDLLFGVNVEGVRNLCQWALPRMKTQGYGRIVNIASIMGLFGGAQSSTYAATKHALVGYSKAIAAEWGAYGITCNALCPGYIETEMLAKAPAAARQRLLERIPVKRFGTPGEVAGMVAFLAGPAGGYVNGSALVMDGGLSAHLASDLPSF; encoded by the coding sequence ATGCAAACGCAACCGAAGGTCCCTGTCGCCGTCGTCACCGGAGCCAGCCGCGGGATTGGCGCGGCCATCGCCACCACGCTGGCCCGGAGTGGGTTCGAGGTGGCCCTGCTGGCTCGCGACGTGGCCGCTCTGGAACAGCTCCAGAAGCAGCTGGTGGAGGCCGGGGGCCGCGCGTGGCCGCTGGCCTGCGACGTCGCGAACCGGGACGACGTGATGTCCGCGTTGGATCGGCTCGAAGCGAAGGTGGGCGTGCCGGCGGTGCTCGTGAACAACGCGGGCATCGGAGGACCGTTCCATCGCGCGGACGAGGTCAGCGTCGCCGAGTGGGACCTGCTGTTCGGCGTGAACGTGGAGGGCGTGCGCAACCTGTGTCAGTGGGCGCTGCCGCGCATGAAGACGCAGGGGTACGGGCGCATCGTGAACATCGCGTCCATCATGGGCCTCTTCGGAGGGGCGCAGTCGTCCACCTACGCGGCCACCAAGCACGCGCTCGTGGGCTACTCGAAGGCCATCGCCGCGGAGTGGGGAGCGTACGGCATCACCTGCAACGCGCTCTGCCCCGGCTACATCGAGACGGAGATGCTGGCGAAGGCGCCCGCCGCCGCACGTCAGCGGCTGCTGGAGCGGATCCCCGTGAAGCGCTTCGGAACGCCGGGGGAAGTGGCGGGCATGGTGGCCTTCCTCGCCGGGCCCGCTGGCGGCTACGTCAACGGGAGCGCCCTGGTGATGGACGGTGGCCTGTCGGCACATCTGGCGTCGGACCTGCCGTCGTTCTGA
- a CDS encoding TetR/AcrR family transcriptional regulator has protein sequence MARRPSKQVPGALPSASPRKGTAVHAKGTERVGRILDATMEVLAEDGYAGLSLRAVAQRAEVSLGNLQYYFPAKQDVVRALLARYLEQALQQVRERMAGGGQEPARRLGLAVDAILEDQDSAHACQFFAELWAMAARDAMVADALAVFYAGYRAGVVELLRELDPELTPARRERRAALLVALFEGLSLFRGGGNLRGASVPGLEQELRVLLEQVMLPGESGVRTTAGPTPDVPTGHRPSPGRSR, from the coding sequence ATGGCCCGCCGTCCGAGCAAGCAGGTCCCGGGGGCGCTGCCCTCCGCGAGCCCCCGGAAGGGGACGGCGGTGCACGCCAAGGGCACCGAGCGCGTGGGGCGAATCCTCGACGCGACCATGGAGGTCCTGGCCGAGGACGGCTACGCGGGGCTCAGCCTGCGCGCCGTGGCCCAGCGCGCGGAGGTGAGCCTGGGCAACCTCCAGTACTACTTCCCGGCGAAGCAGGACGTGGTGCGGGCGCTGCTGGCTCGCTACCTGGAGCAGGCGCTCCAGCAGGTCCGCGAGCGGATGGCGGGCGGAGGACAGGAGCCGGCGCGGCGGCTCGGGCTGGCCGTGGACGCCATCCTGGAGGACCAGGACTCGGCGCACGCTTGCCAGTTCTTCGCGGAGCTGTGGGCGATGGCCGCAAGGGACGCCATGGTCGCTGACGCGCTCGCGGTCTTCTACGCCGGTTATCGCGCGGGCGTCGTGGAGTTGCTGCGAGAGCTGGATCCCGAGCTCACCCCGGCGCGCCGGGAGCGGCGCGCGGCACTGCTGGTCGCGCTCTTCGAAGGACTGTCCCTCTTCCGGGGCGGCGGCAATCTTCGCGGCGCCTCGGTGCCTGGACTGGAGCAAGAGCTGCGCGTGCTGCTGGAGCAGGTGATGCTTCCAGGGGAGTCCGGCGTCAGAACGACGGCAGGTCCGACGCCAGATGTGCCGACAGGCCACCGTCCATCACCAGGGCGCTCCCGTTGA
- a CDS encoding saccharopine dehydrogenase family protein codes for MGGYGVVGAQLAVLLRERHPNLPLLIAGRREAPAKALAERLGRAEGVALDVHSPDALATLGEKPRAVLSLVNDPDDTLLLAASRAGVPVLDITRWTSRLKATVLRLSGATPAAPVLLGSAWMAGLVPRLVAMAARRVGRLERVEVAIRFALADQAGPDSLEYMDRLGLSFEVMEDGQERHVLPLTDGRRVTFSDGRQTRVFRLDTPEQATLPRVLGARTVTTRLGFDSGSATWTLVVLQRLGILRLLQHPRWTSLRRALLTGSNTGGEAAWVADVEGERGKVRIEMVDPRGQAHLTAVGALLGAERLLGLDGAPPPPPGVWFPEHEPRPEETLATLRACGVEVRIDEPLAREVA; via the coding sequence ATGGGGGGCTATGGAGTGGTGGGGGCACAGCTCGCCGTGTTGCTGCGGGAGCGCCACCCGAACCTGCCGTTGCTCATCGCCGGGCGCCGGGAAGCGCCCGCCAAAGCGCTGGCCGAGCGTCTGGGGCGGGCGGAGGGCGTCGCGCTGGATGTCCACTCGCCGGATGCGCTGGCGACGTTGGGTGAGAAGCCCCGGGCCGTGCTGTCGCTGGTCAACGACCCGGATGACACGCTGCTGCTGGCGGCGTCGCGCGCCGGGGTGCCCGTGCTGGACATCACCCGGTGGACGTCCCGGCTGAAGGCCACGGTGCTACGGCTCTCGGGGGCGACGCCGGCCGCGCCGGTGCTGCTCGGCTCCGCGTGGATGGCGGGACTGGTGCCGCGCCTCGTGGCGATGGCGGCGCGAAGGGTGGGGCGCCTGGAGCGCGTGGAGGTGGCCATCCGCTTCGCGCTCGCGGATCAGGCCGGGCCCGATTCGCTGGAGTACATGGACCGGCTGGGCCTGTCCTTCGAGGTGATGGAGGACGGACAGGAGCGGCACGTGTTACCGCTGACGGACGGACGGCGGGTGACGTTCTCCGACGGACGCCAGACACGGGTGTTCCGGCTCGACACTCCCGAACAGGCGACGCTGCCCCGGGTGCTGGGCGCTCGCACCGTGACGACGCGGCTGGGCTTCGACTCAGGCTCCGCGACCTGGACGCTCGTCGTGCTCCAGCGGCTGGGCATCCTGCGGCTGCTCCAGCATCCGCGCTGGACGTCGCTGCGCCGGGCGCTGCTCACCGGCAGCAACACGGGAGGCGAAGCGGCGTGGGTGGCGGACGTGGAGGGAGAGCGGGGGAAGGTCCGCATCGAGATGGTGGATCCGCGGGGACAGGCCCACCTCACCGCCGTCGGAGCGCTGCTGGGCGCGGAGCGGCTCCTGGGGTTGGATGGCGCACCTCCGCCGCCCCCAGGCGTGTGGTTTCCGGAGCATGAGCCCCGGCCCGAGGAGACGCTGGCCACCCTGCGTGCCTGCGGCGTCGAGGTCCGCATCGACGAGCCACTGGCGCGCGAGGTGGCGTGA